Proteins co-encoded in one Megalops cyprinoides isolate fMegCyp1 chromosome 1, fMegCyp1.pri, whole genome shotgun sequence genomic window:
- the LOC118792577 gene encoding transcription factor Sp6-like has protein sequence MAHPYEPWFRPAPPGGSSEDMNMPSWWDLHAGTGSWMDLQGGAGGLQAMGQGGAMGLQSALGPYTSESQLCSPPPSQMAQASHPVQLFPQDGYKMDPVGPELQQPLSAEESLDSPAATRPKAQRRSTSRGSGQAVCRCPNCVDAERLGHCAEGSKKKHLHNCHIPGCGKAYAKTSHLKAHLRWHSGDRPFVCNWLFCGKRFTRSDELQRHLQTHTGSKKFNCSTCNRVFMRSDHLAKHMRTHETVRGEEEEREGGAGRVGKYYDTPQALPPNTAAPSTIEAPIKPKCEPEPTLSGQPN, from the coding sequence ATGGCCCACCCTTATGAGCCATGGTTTCGGCCAGCCCCCCCTGGGGGCAGCAGTGAAGACATGAACATGCCATCCTGGTGGGACCTTCATGCAGGTACAGGGAGCTGGATGGACCTACAAGGAGGTGCAGGGGGACTGCAGGCCATGGGGCAGGGGGGTGCAATGGGGCTGCAGTCTGCTCTGGGACCTTACACCTCAGAGTCCCAACTGTGCAGCCCACCCCCATCCCAAATGGCCCAAGCGTCACACCCTGTGCAGCTCTTCCCACAGGACGGCTACAAGATGGACCCAGTGGGAccagagctgcagcagccaCTCTCTGCAGAGGAATCCCTGGATAGCCCTGCTGCCACTCGACCAAAGGCACAACGTCGCTCCACGTCCAGGGGCTCAGGCCAGGCTGTTTGCCGATGCCCCAACTGTGTAGATGCAGAGCGGCTGGGGCATTGTGCTGAAGGCAGCAAAAAGAAACACCTGCACAACTGCCATATTCCTGGCTGTGGCAAAGCCTATGCCAAGACTTCCCACTTAAAGGCCCACCTTCGTTGGCATAGTGGTGACCGACCCTTTGTTTGCAACTGGCTGTTCTGTGGCAAGCGCTTCACCCGCTCTGATGAGTTGCAGCGCCACCTGCAAACACATACTGGGTCAAAAAAGTTCAACTGCTCTACGTGCAACAGAGTCTTTATGCGTAGTGACCACCTGGCAAAACACATGCGTACCCATGAGACAGTtcggggagaggaggaggaaagggaaggTGGAGCAGGCAGGGTAGGGAAGTACTATGACACCCCCCAGGCCCTGCCTCCCAACACTGCTGCTCCCAGCACCATCGAGGCCCCCATCAAGCCCAAATGTGAGCCAGAGCCTACACTGAGTGGGCAGCCCAACTGA